In a genomic window of Coprococcus eutactus:
- a CDS encoding ABC transporter substrate-binding protein produces the protein MKTTLKKHLSIILICAMLAVLTACGTDSATTTQSTTESTTAASVSESASSEEASEEISSEELSSEESSTEADAEQTVYPITVTDQAGREVTIEKEPSSIVSGYYISSSLLIALGLKDKVVGIEAKADKRPIYKLAAPELTELPNVGTAKEFNLETCAALSPDLVILPMKLKDAAQSLTDLGITVLLVNPESQDLLTEMINTIATATNTNSEAAKLLAYIDSQKDMLTSALSGVEPESVYLAGNSSFLSTAGPSMYQSSIIELAGGKNAADSITDTYWAEISYEQLLAWDPSYIIIASDAEYTVDDIMNDPNLAECTAVKSSHVYAIPGDMEALDSPVPAGILASVWLAGILHPDQVSTDTYTTEMTNYYETFYGINN, from the coding sequence ATGAAAACAACTCTAAAAAAACATCTATCTATCATCCTTATCTGTGCTATGCTGGCAGTACTTACAGCCTGTGGTACAGACAGTGCTACGACAACACAGAGTACTACGGAAAGCACCACAGCTGCTTCAGTATCAGAATCAGCTTCCAGTGAAGAAGCATCAGAAGAAATATCATCTGAAGAATTATCTTCCGAAGAATCTTCCACTGAAGCAGATGCTGAACAGACTGTCTACCCTATAACAGTTACCGACCAGGCTGGCCGTGAAGTTACAATTGAAAAAGAGCCATCTTCTATCGTGAGCGGCTACTATATTTCTTCAAGCCTTCTGATCGCTCTTGGTCTCAAGGATAAGGTTGTCGGTATTGAAGCAAAAGCAGACAAGCGCCCTATTTATAAGCTTGCTGCACCAGAACTGACTGAGCTGCCGAATGTTGGAACTGCCAAAGAGTTCAACCTTGAGACATGCGCTGCTCTTTCACCTGATCTGGTTATTCTGCCAATGAAGCTTAAGGATGCAGCCCAGAGCCTGACAGACCTCGGTATCACAGTACTGCTCGTCAATCCTGAAAGTCAGGATCTTCTGACAGAAATGATCAACACCATAGCTACGGCAACTAACACCAACTCAGAGGCTGCAAAGCTGCTCGCATATATAGATTCTCAGAAGGATATGCTTACTTCAGCTCTGTCTGGCGTAGAACCTGAAAGTGTATACCTTGCCGGCAACTCATCATTCTTGTCTACTGCCGGTCCTTCTATGTATCAGTCAAGCATCATCGAGCTTGCCGGTGGAAAAAATGCAGCTGATTCTATCACAGACACCTACTGGGCCGAGATAAGCTATGAGCAGCTTCTTGCATGGGATCCTTCTTATATAATAATCGCATCGGATGCCGAATATACAGTAGATGACATAATGAACGATCCAAACCTTGCAGAATGCACTGCTGTAAAAAGCAGCCACGTATATGCTATTCCTGGAGACATGGAAGCATTGGACAGCCCGGTACCTGCAGGAATCCTGGCATCTGTATGGCTTGCAGGGATCCTTCATCCTGATCAGGTATCAACTGACACATATACAACTGAAATGACAAATTATTATGAAACATTCTATGGAATCAACAACTAA
- a CDS encoding FAD binding domain-containing protein, which yields MVTIQNYVRAQSIDEAYELNQKKGSCIIGGMLWTKMQDRLIQTAIDMCDLGLDTIEEKDDEFIIGAMTSLRQIELHDGLNKYTHGAVCEAVKDIVGVQFRNLATIGGSIWGRFGFSDILTVFLAMDAFVELYHGGMIPLREFVNMKQDRDVIVHLIIRKTPGVFAYASVRNQRTDFPVIACSASCVDGEYRLAVGARPGRAMLVLDEEGLLTEGLSDETEKAFASWVSDKVPVGSNHRAGAEYRSRLIRVLGQRLLKKIEEEQQWK from the coding sequence ATGGTAACAATACAGAATTATGTACGCGCACAAAGTATTGATGAGGCATATGAACTGAATCAGAAAAAGGGAAGCTGTATTATAGGAGGAATGCTTTGGACAAAAATGCAGGATCGCCTGATACAGACAGCCATAGATATGTGTGATCTGGGACTTGATACGATCGAGGAAAAAGATGACGAATTTATTATTGGTGCAATGACATCACTCCGTCAGATAGAGCTACATGACGGATTAAATAAATATACACATGGTGCAGTATGCGAAGCGGTGAAGGATATTGTGGGAGTTCAGTTTCGAAATCTCGCAACGATTGGCGGAAGCATATGGGGTCGTTTCGGCTTTTCAGACATTCTGACAGTTTTTTTAGCTATGGATGCATTTGTGGAGCTTTATCATGGTGGTATGATTCCACTCAGGGAATTTGTCAACATGAAGCAGGACAGGGACGTGATTGTACATCTGATCATCAGAAAAACTCCCGGAGTTTTTGCTTATGCATCAGTCCGCAATCAGAGAACAGATTTTCCTGTCATTGCCTGTTCAGCATCATGCGTGGATGGAGAATACCGTCTGGCTGTGGGAGCAAGGCCTGGAAGGGCGATGCTTGTTCTGGATGAAGAAGGCTTGCTCACAGAGGGACTTTCTGATGAGACAGAGAAAGCATTTGCCAGTTGGGTTTCTGACAAGGTTCCGGTTGGAAGCAATCATCGTGCTGGCGCAGAATACAGAAGCCGTCTGATACGTGTGCTTGGACAGAGATTATTGAAAAAGATTGAGGAGGAGCAGCAGTGGAAATAA
- a CDS encoding (2Fe-2S)-binding protein — MEIKIKLNGKFVSGNIAPDMLLIDFLRDHGCYSVKRGCETSNCGLCTVLMDQTPVLSCSVLAARADGHEVQTLEGLQDEAAEFAGFIADQGADQCGFCNPGFVMNTIALLRENPDPSDDEIRAYLAGNLCRCSGYEGQLRGIRNYLDSRIPADDRQ, encoded by the coding sequence GTGGAAATAAAAATTAAATTAAATGGGAAATTCGTCTCGGGAAATATAGCTCCTGATATGCTCCTTATAGATTTTCTACGTGATCATGGCTGTTATAGCGTGAAACGCGGCTGTGAGACGTCCAATTGCGGCCTGTGTACAGTGCTTATGGATCAGACTCCTGTCCTTTCCTGTTCGGTGCTTGCTGCCAGGGCAGATGGACACGAGGTGCAGACCCTTGAGGGCCTTCAGGATGAGGCGGCAGAATTTGCCGGATTCATTGCTGATCAGGGTGCTGATCAATGTGGTTTCTGCAACCCGGGTTTTGTGATGAATACAATAGCTCTTCTCAGAGAAAATCCTGACCCGTCGGATGATGAGATCAGGGCATATCTTGCCGGGAATCTGTGCAGATGTTCCGGATATGAGGGACAACTGAGAGGAATCCGAAATTACTTAGACAGTAGAATTCCTGCAGATGACAGACAGTAA
- a CDS encoding xanthine dehydrogenase family protein molybdopterin-binding subunit, protein MEHKKYNVVNKSVRKKDSMQLLLGKPVYVDDITPGDALVVKLLRSPHANAIVEDINVSIAKKIPGIVDIYTWQDVPNSRFAIAGQTYPEPSPYDRLIMDRHVRCVGDVVAIIAAEDEKSAIKAMKLIKVKYKILEPVLDFRKAKDNDILVHPEDDWFPPVQVGGDPKRNLIASDVGGDGDVDAVIADCDEVLENRYHMRAFNQAMMETFRTYTHLDRYGRLHVISSTQIVFHVRRILSRALGIPKSRIRVEKPRIGGGFGAKQTAVSEVYPAFVTMKTGRAAKIIFTRQESQIAGSPRHEMEVRVRLGADRDGHIRGLDLYTLSNTGAYGEHGPTTVGLSGHKSIPLYTGGLEAYRFGYDVVYTNTMAAGAYRGYGATQGIFALESAVNELAEKLGIDPTVIREQNMLREGMKMPAYYGETANACALDRCMARCKEIFNWDDKYPVRDMGNGKVRAAGVAMAMQGSCISNVDVGSATVKLADDGTFNLIIGAADMGTGCDTILAQMVAECMDCSVDDVAVFGADTDASPYDSGSYASSTTYVTGKAVELACDKLKKKLCAIAAGMLGCEQDEMYFENGRAYRTGTDQSVSLADISVKDQVANDIAAVATASHSSPVSPPPYMVGMVEIELDRYTGEVKILDYAAVVDCGIAINPALARVQAEGGIVQGIGHTLFENITYNAKGCPIESSFMQYKIPTRLDMGHLRVEFENSYEPTGPFGAKSIGEIVINTPAPAIAHAIYRATGVWHRELPITPEKILMSMPEE, encoded by the coding sequence ATGGAACATAAAAAATATAATGTAGTTAATAAATCCGTTAGAAAAAAAGATTCTATGCAGTTACTTCTTGGCAAACCGGTATATGTGGATGATATCACTCCCGGTGATGCACTTGTTGTGAAACTGCTTCGCAGTCCACATGCGAATGCCATTGTGGAGGATATAAATGTCTCCATAGCAAAAAAAATACCCGGAATAGTAGATATTTACACATGGCAGGATGTGCCAAATAGCCGGTTTGCAATAGCAGGACAGACATATCCTGAGCCGTCACCGTATGACAGACTCATTATGGACCGCCATGTGAGGTGTGTGGGCGATGTGGTTGCCATCATAGCAGCTGAGGATGAAAAGTCAGCAATCAAGGCTATGAAACTCATAAAGGTAAAATATAAAATCTTAGAGCCTGTTCTGGATTTCCGCAAGGCAAAGGATAATGATATATTGGTTCATCCTGAGGACGACTGGTTCCCGCCGGTTCAGGTAGGAGGCGATCCGAAACGCAACCTGATAGCAAGCGATGTAGGCGGTGATGGCGATGTTGATGCTGTTATAGCTGACTGCGATGAGGTGCTGGAGAACAGATATCATATGAGAGCCTTTAACCAGGCTATGATGGAGACTTTTCGAACGTATACACACCTTGACCGTTATGGAAGGCTTCATGTAATTTCTTCTACACAGATCGTGTTTCATGTACGTCGTATTTTGTCAAGAGCGCTTGGCATTCCAAAGAGCAGGATCAGAGTGGAAAAACCACGTATAGGAGGCGGATTTGGAGCAAAGCAGACAGCGGTAAGTGAGGTGTATCCTGCATTTGTGACCATGAAGACCGGACGTGCGGCCAAGATCATATTTACGAGACAGGAAAGTCAGATCGCAGGTTCACCGCGTCATGAGATGGAGGTGAGAGTCCGTCTGGGAGCAGACCGCGATGGACATATAAGAGGACTTGATCTGTATACGCTGTCCAACACTGGAGCGTATGGGGAGCATGGACCTACAACAGTCGGACTTAGCGGGCATAAGTCCATCCCGTTGTATACAGGAGGTCTTGAGGCATATAGGTTTGGATATGATGTTGTATATACGAACACCATGGCGGCCGGCGCATACAGAGGCTATGGAGCTACGCAGGGAATCTTCGCACTTGAGTCTGCGGTGAATGAGCTTGCGGAGAAACTGGGGATAGATCCGACTGTGATCCGTGAGCAGAATATGCTGCGCGAGGGAATGAAGATGCCTGCGTATTATGGTGAAACGGCAAATGCGTGTGCTCTTGACAGATGTATGGCCAGATGCAAGGAGATATTTAACTGGGATGATAAATACCCTGTCAGGGACATGGGAAACGGAAAAGTTAGGGCTGCAGGAGTGGCAATGGCCATGCAGGGTTCTTGTATATCGAATGTGGATGTAGGATCTGCAACGGTCAAGCTTGCGGATGATGGTACATTTAACCTGATAATCGGTGCTGCAGATATGGGAACTGGATGTGATACTATCCTTGCACAGATGGTTGCGGAGTGTATGGACTGCTCGGTTGATGACGTGGCGGTATTTGGAGCAGACACAGATGCTTCACCATATGATTCCGGCTCATATGCTTCATCCACTACGTATGTAACAGGAAAGGCTGTGGAGCTTGCATGTGATAAATTGAAGAAGAAGCTGTGCGCAATTGCAGCAGGAATGCTTGGATGTGAACAGGATGAAATGTATTTCGAAAATGGCAGGGCATATCGGACAGGAACAGATCAAAGCGTTTCCTTGGCTGATATAAGTGTTAAGGATCAGGTCGCAAATGATATTGCCGCTGTAGCTACAGCCTCTCATTCATCTCCGGTTTCGCCTCCTCCATATATGGTCGGAATGGTTGAGATAGAACTTGACAGATATACAGGAGAAGTGAAGATATTGGATTATGCTGCAGTCGTGGATTGTGGCATAGCCATAAATCCGGCACTGGCACGTGTTCAGGCGGAGGGAGGCATAGTTCAGGGAATCGGACACACTCTGTTTGAGAACATCACCTACAATGCGAAGGGATGCCCGATAGAGTCGAGTTTCATGCAATACAAGATACCAACCCGTCTGGATATGGGACATTTGAGAGTGGAATTTGAAAACAGCTATGAGCCTACAGGTCCTTTTGGAGCCAAATCGATAGGGGAAATAGTTATCAACACTCCGGCACCTGCTATTGCACATGCCATATACAGGGCGACAGGTGTATGGCACAGAGAACTGCCGATTACACCGGAGAAGATTCTTATGTCCATGCCGGAAGAGTGA
- a CDS encoding uracil-xanthine permease family protein has protein sequence MKNKFKLSETAFQLDGRMPLSQAIPLGLQHVLAMFVGNLTPLLIITGACGLVGGEFADLQLSLLQNAMLIAGVVTLIQLFSIGPVGGKVPIIMGTSSGFIGVFNSVAATMGGGVLAYGAIMGASIIGGLFETVLGFFLKPLRRFFPAVVTGTVVLSIGLSLISVGINSFGGGNNAADFGSMENLLLALFVLVVILFFKHWTKGFLSSSSILFGIIAGYIAAIIMGLVLPRTGITADGVEYTKAWVLNWDKVKDASWFAIPQLMPVKPVFDVRAILPVLIMFIVTAVETVGDISGVMEGGLGREATDKELSGGVMCDGLGSSLAAVFGVLPNTSFSQNVGLVAMTKVVNRFALATGAIFLILCGLCPKLAALVSIMPQSVLGGAAVMMFSSIVISGIQLITKEPLSARNLSIVSVALGVGYGMGANPGILANAPQLLQLVFGGSGIVPAAMVAILLNIILPKEK, from the coding sequence ATGAAAAATAAGTTTAAACTTTCAGAAACAGCATTCCAGCTTGATGGAAGGATGCCTCTTTCCCAGGCGATACCTCTTGGACTTCAGCATGTCCTTGCAATGTTTGTCGGAAATTTGACACCATTATTGATTATCACAGGAGCATGCGGACTGGTCGGTGGTGAATTTGCTGATCTTCAGCTTTCACTGCTTCAGAACGCAATGCTTATCGCGGGAGTTGTCACCCTGATACAGCTTTTCTCAATAGGACCTGTTGGAGGAAAGGTGCCGATCATTATGGGTACATCTTCAGGTTTTATAGGAGTATTCAACAGCGTGGCGGCAACCATGGGCGGTGGAGTGCTTGCGTATGGTGCGATTATGGGGGCATCCATTATCGGTGGCCTGTTTGAGACTGTGCTTGGCTTTTTCCTGAAGCCATTGCGCAGGTTTTTCCCGGCTGTTGTAACAGGTACAGTGGTTTTATCCATTGGACTCAGCCTTATATCGGTGGGAATAAATTCGTTTGGAGGTGGAAATAATGCCGCAGACTTTGGCTCCATGGAGAACCTTCTGCTTGCATTATTTGTCCTTGTGGTTATTCTTTTCTTTAAGCACTGGACAAAAGGATTTTTAAGTTCGTCATCTATTCTTTTTGGAATAATCGCAGGTTATATCGCAGCGATCATAATGGGACTTGTTCTTCCGAGAACAGGTATAACTGCTGATGGTGTGGAATATACAAAAGCCTGGGTGCTGAACTGGGACAAGGTGAAAGATGCTTCCTGGTTTGCGATTCCACAGCTCATGCCTGTAAAACCGGTGTTTGATGTGCGCGCAATCCTTCCTGTGCTCATAATGTTTATTGTAACAGCGGTGGAGACTGTAGGCGATATATCAGGTGTTATGGAAGGTGGTCTTGGAAGGGAAGCCACAGACAAGGAACTTTCAGGTGGTGTGATGTGTGACGGTCTGGGTTCATCTCTTGCAGCGGTGTTTGGAGTCCTTCCAAATACATCGTTTAGCCAGAATGTGGGACTTGTAGCCATGACTAAGGTCGTCAACAGATTTGCGCTTGCAACAGGAGCGATATTCCTGATATTATGTGGCCTTTGCCCTAAACTTGCAGCACTGGTATCGATCATGCCTCAGTCAGTGCTTGGCGGAGCTGCGGTTATGATGTTCTCTTCGATAGTTATCAGTGGTATTCAGCTCATAACAAAGGAACCATTAAGCGCACGCAACCTGTCCATAGTTTCGGTAGCACTGGGCGTGGGCTATGGAATGGGAGCCAATCCGGGTATTCTAGCAAATGCTCCTCAGCTGCTCCAGCTTGTTTTTGGAGGCTCAGGAATTGTTCCTGCGGCAATGGTTGCAATTCTGCTTAATATTATACTGCCTAAAGAAAAGTAG
- a CDS encoding macro domain-containing protein, with product MPLRIVRNDIVKMTTDAIVNTANDHVVVGTGCDGAVYRAAGYDELLNYRREYIGFVEEGGAFITPGFGLNARYIIHAVSPRFIDGDHGEEGKLRSCYRKSLQLAKENGVRSIAFPLISTGGFGYPKEEGLRIAVDEINAFLFENEVDIFLVVFDEKSTRLGEKIYPDLEAYIDLHYVEVANETEYLSDGFGVAQTGRSRNSEDTRRISDYFGAPETAPFEFSERHGDKLDERIKHISDTYSEYLMYLIHQKNLTSKEVYDGSIVSKKVFSKIKNNPDYHPNKQTALRLCIGARLNLDESRDLLARAGYALSPCDKTDIIFSYFIENEIYDIIELDIQLEEHGLPCAIS from the coding sequence ATGCCACTAAGGATAGTTAGAAATGACATTGTGAAGATGACCACGGATGCCATTGTGAATACGGCAAATGATCATGTGGTCGTTGGAACAGGATGTGACGGAGCCGTATACAGGGCAGCAGGGTATGATGAACTTTTAAATTATCGCAGGGAATATATCGGGTTTGTGGAAGAAGGCGGAGCCTTTATAACTCCGGGGTTTGGCCTTAATGCCAGATATATCATTCATGCGGTGAGTCCGAGGTTTATAGACGGAGATCACGGAGAAGAGGGAAAGCTTCGTTCGTGCTACAGAAAGAGCTTACAGCTGGCAAAGGAGAATGGTGTCAGGTCTATAGCATTTCCGTTGATTTCGACCGGAGGGTTCGGATATCCGAAGGAAGAAGGACTTAGAATCGCGGTGGATGAGATAAATGCATTCCTTTTTGAGAATGAGGTGGACATATTCCTGGTTGTATTTGACGAGAAGTCTACGCGGCTTGGTGAGAAGATATATCCGGATCTGGAGGCATATATAGATCTACATTATGTCGAAGTGGCAAATGAGACAGAGTATCTATCTGACGGATTTGGTGTGGCACAGACTGGGCGGAGTAGAAATTCTGAAGATACACGCCGCATAAGCGATTATTTCGGTGCTCCGGAGACAGCTCCATTTGAATTCAGTGAGCGCCACGGTGATAAGCTTGATGAGAGGATCAAACATATATCAGACACCTATTCGGAGTATCTGATGTACCTTATTCATCAAAAGAATCTGACGAGTAAAGAGGTATATGATGGTTCGATAGTCAGCAAGAAGGTGTTTTCAAAGATCAAGAATAACCCGGACTATCATCCAAACAAACAGACGGCACTCCGACTTTGCATAGGGGCGAGACTTAACCTTGATGAGTCGAGGGATCTGCTGGCAAGAGCTGGCTATGCATTATCCCCATGTGACAAGACGGATATCATATTCTCTTACTTCATAGAAAATGAAATATATGACATTATTGAACTGGATATTCAACTGGAAGAACACGGACTGCCGTGTGCCATTTCGTAA
- a CDS encoding vWA domain-containing protein, giving the protein MRKGLTEVVFILDRSGSMRGLEADTIGGFNSMIEKQRKEEGEAYISTVLFDDQTEVIYDRVSVDKVEPMNDRQYYVRGCTALLDAIGGAIDHIANAYRYAREEDRPEKTLFIITTDGMENSSRMYTYKMVKKMVEKEKKKYGWEFLFLGANIDVIETAGRFGIGARQSIQL; this is encoded by the coding sequence ATGCGTAAAGGTTTAACAGAGGTTGTTTTTATTTTGGACAGAAGTGGTTCTATGAGGGGACTTGAGGCAGATACCATAGGTGGATTCAACTCCATGATTGAGAAACAGAGAAAAGAGGAGGGAGAGGCATATATCTCCACAGTGCTTTTTGATGATCAGACAGAGGTGATCTATGATAGGGTTTCGGTTGATAAAGTGGAGCCGATGAATGACAGGCAGTACTATGTCAGGGGCTGCACAGCTCTTCTCGATGCCATTGGCGGAGCGATCGACCATATTGCAAATGCTTACAGATATGCGAGGGAAGAAGACAGACCGGAAAAGACATTGTTTATCATAACCACTGATGGAATGGAAAATTCCAGCCGAATGTACACTTACAAAATGGTAAAAAAGATGGTGGAGAAGGAGAAGAAAAAATATGGCTGGGAGTTCCTGTTCCTTGGAGCAAATATTGACGTGATAGAGACTGCGGGAAGATTTGGCATAGGGGCCAGACAGAGCATTCAATTATGA
- a CDS encoding ROK family protein, with translation MYLVIDVGGTFIKHCVMDRDAEIMEKNKFPTPGRFGNGLENIQQGLDAFLDALQSIYDGYKKRYDIQGIAISLPGQVDVDNGICYAGGALPYLDKAHIGELVSERCDGLKVALENDGKCAALSEIWQGNAKDYSSAVVLVFGTGVGGGIVIDRKILHGRGMVAGEMSYLFEDVNRDNIDKLVPLEATLKNTKEHVKLPDNVTWTMQASVSSLRREVAAVKGMREDEVSGEMIYEWEAVGDKAVIDVLEDWYLNIAKHCMNMHVLLAPDIILLGGGISAEPRFIQGVKKYVDKLAKFSVIYNEMQVGLCKFGNDSNLIGALFNYLQKYEGAH, from the coding sequence ATGTACCTTGTGATAGACGTAGGCGGAACATTTATAAAGCATTGTGTGATGGACAGAGATGCTGAGATAATGGAGAAGAATAAATTCCCTACACCTGGAAGATTTGGGAATGGACTGGAGAACATACAACAGGGGCTGGATGCATTCCTTGATGCACTTCAGTCGATATATGATGGATATAAGAAAAGATATGATATACAAGGAATAGCTATATCACTTCCTGGACAGGTGGATGTGGACAACGGGATATGTTATGCCGGCGGAGCCTTGCCTTACCTTGACAAAGCACATATAGGCGAGCTTGTAAGCGAGAGATGCGATGGACTTAAGGTGGCTCTTGAGAACGACGGCAAATGTGCAGCATTGTCGGAGATATGGCAGGGAAATGCAAAGGACTATAGCAGCGCAGTTGTATTGGTATTTGGCACAGGTGTCGGTGGGGGAATAGTCATAGACAGAAAGATACTCCACGGCAGAGGTATGGTTGCTGGTGAGATGTCATACCTGTTTGAAGATGTGAACAGGGACAATATAGACAAACTTGTACCGCTTGAGGCGACTCTCAAGAATACAAAGGAACATGTAAAACTTCCAGACAATGTCACCTGGACGATGCAGGCATCGGTAAGCTCACTCAGAAGAGAGGTGGCAGCAGTCAAGGGCATGAGGGAAGATGAAGTGTCAGGTGAGATGATATATGAGTGGGAGGCCGTCGGTGATAAGGCGGTCATAGATGTGCTTGAGGACTGGTATCTGAATATTGCCAAGCACTGTATGAACATGCATGTTCTGCTGGCACCGGACATCATACTCCTTGGCGGTGGAATCAGTGCGGAACCAAGATTCATACAGGGCGTGAAGAAGTATGTGGATAAACTGGCGAAATTTTCAGTGATTTATAATGAGATGCAGGTGGGACTGTGCAAATTTGGCAACGATTCCAATCTCATAGGAGCACTTTTCAACTATCTTCAGAAGTATGAGGGTGCCCACTAG
- a CDS encoding MATE family efflux transporter: MKYNDEKETDIRIRAEKSIEKNIEMNTEKNTDHRKKSHEMDMLNGSLALKMLIFAMPLAASSILQQLFNSADVAVAGRFAGSDALAAVGSNAAVVALFVNVFVGLSVGVNVLVAHYIGQNKKDSISKCVHTSVKFAIICGIAMLVAGMFVARPILEAIDTPVKVLDQAVLYLRIYFVGMPFIILYNFGAAVLRAIGDTRRPLYCLIVSGVLNVILNLFFVCVCKLGVAGVGMATVISNVVSTGIVMYILMHEEGPLRLDMKNIRIDKVCLGKILRIGAPSAIQTAVFSLSNVLIQGGINSFGSDAVAGSSTGLNFEYFAYFVISAYAQAAVTFVSQNYGAGEKQRCRKALRIAMLEGMLMTAVFSCVMMLAGDFLVRFYTKDPEVIKYALIRMKHVMLLEAMTGTYEMTAAALRGLGKSMLPAVITVIGSVVFRIIWLYTVFAKYHSFGMLLNVYIVSWIITGTAMIIAYILVSRKLLGHTKKQNQFSKAIS; the protein is encoded by the coding sequence ATGAAATACAATGACGAAAAAGAGACGGACATCAGGATTAGAGCAGAAAAGAGTATAGAAAAAAACATAGAAATGAATACAGAAAAGAACACCGATCATAGAAAAAAATCACATGAGATGGATATGTTAAACGGTTCACTGGCGCTTAAGATGCTTATATTTGCAATGCCGCTTGCGGCCAGTAGTATATTGCAGCAGCTTTTCAATTCAGCGGATGTGGCTGTGGCAGGAAGATTTGCGGGAAGTGATGCACTGGCGGCAGTTGGAAGTAATGCCGCAGTCGTTGCTCTCTTTGTGAATGTATTTGTGGGACTTTCGGTTGGTGTGAATGTTCTTGTGGCTCATTATATAGGTCAGAACAAGAAGGATTCAATAAGCAAATGTGTGCATACCAGCGTGAAGTTCGCCATTATATGCGGAATAGCTATGCTTGTGGCTGGAATGTTTGTGGCAAGACCTATACTTGAGGCTATTGATACTCCTGTCAAGGTGCTTGACCAGGCGGTATTATATCTGAGGATATACTTTGTGGGTATGCCGTTTATCATACTTTATAACTTTGGAGCTGCAGTGCTCAGAGCGATAGGAGATACGAGAAGACCTCTCTACTGTCTGATAGTATCCGGTGTGCTCAACGTTATCCTCAATCTGTTCTTTGTGTGCGTGTGCAAGCTTGGAGTCGCAGGTGTAGGTATGGCAACGGTCATATCCAATGTGGTCAGCACAGGAATAGTTATGTACATATTGATGCACGAGGAAGGACCACTCAGACTCGATATGAAGAATATACGAATAGATAAAGTGTGCCTGGGAAAGATACTCAGGATAGGTGCACCATCCGCGATACAGACAGCGGTGTTCTCTCTTTCGAATGTTCTTATACAGGGAGGAATCAACAGTTTTGGATCTGATGCGGTAGCTGGATCGTCCACGGGACTGAATTTTGAGTATTTCGCATATTTTGTCATATCTGCATATGCTCAGGCTGCGGTTACATTTGTCAGCCAGAACTATGGCGCAGGAGAGAAACAGAGGTGCAGAAAGGCACTTCGCATAGCTATGCTTGAGGGAATGCTCATGACTGCAGTGTTTAGCTGTGTCATGATGCTGGCCGGAGATTTCCTGGTGAGGTTCTACACCAAGGATCCTGAGGTTATAAAGTATGCTCTTATAAGAATGAAACATGTCATGCTGCTTGAGGCAATGACGGGCACATATGAGATGACGGCGGCCGCACTCAGAGGACTAGGCAAGTCGATGCTGCCGGCGGTCATAACTGTCATCGGATCAGTTGTGTTCAGGATCATATGGCTTTACACCGTATTTGCGAAGTATCATTCATTTGGAATGCTGCTGAATGTATATATAGTGTCGTGGATAATCACAGGTACGGCCATGATAATTGCATATATACTTGTGTCTAGAAAATTGCTGGGACATACGAAAAAACAAAATCAATTTTCTAAGGCGATTTCATAA